Proteins encoded within one genomic window of Haloplanus vescus:
- a CDS encoding cation:proton antiporter has translation MLPVPLAAGGGSEVAVSSTLSTILLLAAGAFATFAVVLLYRVVRGPTTQDRIVAINVVGTNTVIVIALVSVAFGEYGYLDVALVYALLNFVMSIAVSKFTVEWGGVI, from the coding sequence ATGTTGCCCGTACCCCTCGCCGCGGGCGGCGGCAGCGAGGTAGCCGTCTCGTCGACGCTGTCGACGATTCTCCTCCTCGCCGCGGGCGCGTTCGCCACCTTCGCCGTCGTGTTGCTGTACCGGGTCGTCCGCGGCCCGACCACGCAGGACCGCATCGTCGCCATCAACGTGGTGGGGACGAACACGGTCATCGTCATCGCGCTGGTGAGCGTCGCCTTCGGCGAGTACGGCTACCTGGACGTGGCGCTCGTCTACGCCCTGCTCAACTTCGTCATGAGCATCGCCGTCTCGAAGTTCACCGTCGAGTGGGGTGGCGTCATATGA
- the mnhG gene encoding monovalent cation/H(+) antiporter subunit G, translated as MTPLETLAAVLVVVGTFFGFVATVGIIRLPDLYSRLHAASKSDTLGSVLSLAGIALVLGLGTESLKLVFLLVFLFVTSPTAAHAIARAAKEQEVEPAGDELEGEE; from the coding sequence ATGACGCCGCTGGAGACGCTCGCTGCGGTGTTGGTCGTCGTCGGCACCTTCTTCGGGTTCGTCGCGACGGTCGGCATCATCCGGCTGCCTGACCTCTACTCGCGGCTCCACGCCGCCTCGAAGAGCGACACCCTGGGGTCGGTGCTCTCGCTCGCGGGCATTGCGCTCGTCCTGGGACTCGGCACCGAGTCGCTGAAGCTCGTCTTCCTGCTCGTCTTCCTGTTCGTGACGAGTCCGACCGCGGCCCACGCCATCGCCCGGGCCGCGAAAGAGCAGGAGGTCGAACCGGCGGGCGACGAGTTGGAGGGCGAGGAATGA
- a CDS encoding DUF4040 domain-containing protein — MSAEFLVAAVLVFMVGSALAAALLRDVVASIVAFAGYSFGVAVLWSFLRAPDVALTEAAVGAGITTVLFLLTIARTTVSRSERFEGVSLRSGLAVVAIVVTVGATVPALPAMGAGGTPVLGGEVSQYYLDNAYDQTGVTNVVTAILVGYRGFDTLGEAAVVFAAGIAMLLVLRQEEFV, encoded by the coding sequence ATGAGCGCCGAGTTCCTCGTCGCTGCCGTCCTCGTGTTCATGGTCGGCAGCGCGCTGGCCGCGGCGCTCCTTCGTGACGTGGTCGCCAGCATCGTCGCCTTCGCGGGGTACAGCTTCGGCGTCGCCGTCCTCTGGTCGTTCCTCCGCGCGCCCGACGTGGCGCTCACCGAGGCAGCGGTCGGCGCGGGCATCACCACCGTCCTCTTCTTGCTCACCATCGCGCGAACCACCGTCTCGCGCTCGGAGCGCTTCGAGGGCGTCAGCCTCCGGTCCGGACTGGCTGTCGTCGCCATCGTCGTCACCGTCGGCGCGACGGTGCCGGCGCTCCCGGCGATGGGCGCCGGCGGGACGCCGGTCCTCGGCGGCGAGGTGAGCCAGTACTACCTCGACAACGCCTACGACCAGACGGGCGTGACCAACGTCGTGACCGCCATCCTCGTCGGCTACCGCGGGTTCGACACCCTCGGCGAGGCGGCAGTCGTCTTCGCCGCCGGCATCGCGATGTTGCTCGTGCTCCGGCAGGAGGAATTCGTATGA
- a CDS encoding MnhB domain-containing protein, with amino-acid sequence MSERDDQSDDELEGQLSRPGEERPPYVESTIIMTTVRVIAPFVLTLGLFVMFHGASSAGGGFQGGVIAATTVVMLGFAYGIEPIAAYLRNEQLAALVLGGLGTFLLVGFGSYAFGGTFLEFTLYPIHHGSKYSIELVELGIGVVVSGVITGLFFLLGTGLDSAYDATEPGEEDR; translated from the coding sequence ATGAGCGAACGAGATGACCAATCCGACGACGAACTGGAAGGCCAGCTCTCCCGCCCCGGCGAGGAGCGCCCGCCCTACGTCGAGAGCACCATCATCATGACGACCGTTCGGGTGATTGCCCCCTTCGTGCTCACCCTCGGCCTGTTCGTGATGTTCCACGGTGCGAGCTCCGCGGGTGGCGGCTTCCAGGGCGGCGTCATCGCCGCGACGACAGTCGTCATGCTCGGGTTCGCGTACGGTATCGAACCCATCGCGGCCTATCTTCGAAACGAACAGCTCGCGGCGCTCGTCCTCGGCGGCCTCGGGACTTTCCTTCTCGTGGGCTTCGGCTCCTACGCCTTCGGCGGGACGTTCCTCGAATTCACGCTCTACCCGATTCACCATGGCAGCAAATACAGCATCGAACTCGTCGAACTCGGTATCGGGGTCGTCGTCTCCGGGGTCATCACCGGCCTCTTCTTCCTGTTGGGGACGGGCCTCGACAGCGCGTACGACGCCACCGAACCGGGGGAGGAGGACCGCTGA
- a CDS encoding sodium:proton antiporter: MIELLTTKYTYLVVVALLAIGAYVMIESDNFVKKIIGLNVFQTGIFVFFISSAFRTGGESPVVQSGGGGGPFVSPLPHVLILTAIVVGVSLTAVALGLVIRIYGSYGTVNEDTLAEVRADD, from the coding sequence ATGATAGAACTACTGACGACGAAGTACACGTACCTCGTCGTGGTCGCCCTGTTGGCCATCGGCGCGTACGTCATGATAGAGAGCGACAACTTCGTGAAGAAGATAATCGGCCTGAACGTCTTCCAGACGGGCATCTTCGTGTTCTTCATCTCGTCGGCGTTCCGCACCGGCGGCGAGTCGCCCGTCGTCCAGAGCGGCGGTGGTGGCGGCCCCTTCGTCTCGCCGCTTCCGCACGTCCTCATCCTGACGGCCATCGTCGTCGGGGTGAGCCTGACCGCCGTCGCCCTCGGCCTCGTCATCCGCATCTACGGGAGTTACGGCACGGTCAACGAGGACACCCTCGCGGAGGTGCGAGCCGATGACTGA
- a CDS encoding monovalent cation/H+ antiporter subunit D family protein, which produces MTDAFVPLLVTVPMLGAVLAVATGLASERGPPAVAGGTLAVQTVLAVWIGTDAIANGPLSTEVGGFVAPYGIELVVDGLSAVVVTLVAVVSLTILVYAIRDDPSGTPFYTEYLLLVTGLSGMAVTGDVFNLYVFLEISGLATYALVASAGTGRSAVSALKYLMFGTVAASLYLLGVGYALVATGTLNMADLSVKLAEAGYDSTLVLASFGFIVVGLATKTALFPLHTWQPDAYNDAPDSVSALIAALVSTVAGYALLRLVYTVYTPAFFEAVPVARTALIVFACVSIVVGSVLAVAQSEIKRMLAYSSVSQYGLVVVGLAIGTRAAVFGAIVHLVGHAIMKGGLFVTAGTVDDVLGAKTVDEYAGLADRYPVLGGASAVLMLAMVGIPPAVGFAGKWYIALGAVQAGAWPVAVVIFGSTLLTLAYFARVIERMYVAPATARDVAAADGGLGDDLLPTTPPRSLVALVVGAAVVAIVLGLAVTDLQTILEPTLDSLLSP; this is translated from the coding sequence ATGACTGACGCGTTCGTCCCGCTGTTGGTCACCGTCCCGATGCTCGGCGCGGTGCTCGCCGTCGCCACCGGGTTGGCGAGCGAGCGCGGCCCGCCCGCCGTCGCCGGCGGCACGCTCGCCGTCCAGACGGTCCTCGCCGTGTGGATCGGCACCGACGCCATCGCCAACGGCCCGCTCTCGACCGAGGTGGGCGGGTTCGTCGCGCCCTACGGTATCGAACTCGTCGTCGACGGCCTGTCGGCGGTGGTCGTCACCCTCGTCGCCGTCGTCTCTCTCACCATCCTCGTGTACGCGATTCGGGACGACCCCAGCGGGACGCCGTTCTACACGGAGTACCTGCTGTTGGTCACCGGGCTGTCGGGGATGGCCGTCACCGGCGACGTGTTCAACCTCTACGTCTTCCTCGAAATCTCGGGGCTGGCGACGTACGCCCTCGTCGCGAGCGCCGGCACCGGACGGTCGGCCGTCTCGGCGCTCAAGTACCTCATGTTCGGCACCGTCGCCGCGTCGCTCTACCTGCTCGGCGTGGGCTACGCCCTCGTCGCGACGGGGACGCTCAACATGGCCGACCTGTCGGTCAAGCTCGCGGAGGCAGGCTACGACTCGACGCTCGTGCTCGCCTCCTTCGGCTTCATCGTCGTCGGCCTCGCGACCAAGACGGCGCTGTTCCCGCTCCACACGTGGCAACCCGACGCGTACAACGACGCCCCGGACAGCGTGAGTGCGCTCATCGCCGCGCTCGTCTCGACGGTTGCCGGCTACGCACTCCTGCGACTCGTCTACACCGTCTACACGCCCGCCTTCTTCGAGGCGGTGCCCGTCGCGCGGACGGCACTCATCGTCTTCGCGTGCGTGAGCATCGTCGTCGGGAGCGTCCTCGCCGTCGCCCAGTCGGAAATCAAGCGGATGCTCGCGTACTCCTCCGTCTCGCAGTACGGCCTCGTCGTCGTCGGCCTCGCCATCGGCACGCGCGCCGCCGTCTTCGGCGCTATCGTCCACCTCGTCGGGCACGCGATTATGAAGGGTGGGCTGTTCGTCACTGCGGGCACCGTCGACGACGTGCTCGGCGCGAAGACGGTCGACGAGTACGCCGGCCTCGCCGACCGCTACCCCGTGCTCGGGGGCGCGAGCGCCGTCCTCATGCTCGCGATGGTGGGCATCCCGCCCGCCGTCGGCTTCGCCGGCAAGTGGTATATCGCCCTCGGCGCGGTGCAGGCCGGGGCGTGGCCCGTCGCCGTCGTCATCTTCGGGTCGACGCTCCTGACGCTCGCGTACTTCGCACGCGTCATCGAGCGGATGTACGTCGCGCCGGCGACGGCGCGCGACGTGGCCGCGGCGGACGGCGGCTTAGGCGATGACCTCCTCCCGACGACACCCCCGCGGAGCCTCGTCGCCCTCGTCGTGGGCGCAGCCGTCGTCGCCATCGTCCTCGGCCTCGCCGTCACCGACCTCCAGACAATCCTCGAACCGACCCTCGATAGCCTCCTCTCGCCATGA
- a CDS encoding proton-conducting transporter transmembrane domain-containing protein gives MTEIASLRPALPIAIAALAIVPILASRRRPNLREAWTVLAAASAFVVVASMLPGAIAGTTRVASFGFLVAGVELSLQADPLGLLFATVASLLWLVTSFYSIGYMRGLSEHAQTRYFASFAASVAAALGVAFASNLVTLFVFYELLTVATYPLVTHDETPEARAAGRKYLTYTFGGGVAVLAGTVMVATMAGTTSFTAGGIAGLATADPMLARAAFTLLIVGFGVKAALMPLHSWLPDAMVAPTPVSGLLHAVAVVKSGIFGIARVVLDVYGVDLTGSLGMGLPLAVVAAATLLIASIIALRQDNLKRRLAYSTVSQLSYIVLGIAILDPHSIVGGLLHIPAHAFMKLTLFFTAGAIHVETHTDDISEMAGIGKRMPLTMLAFGVAAAGMAGIPLVAGFVSKWYLLIGSVDAGQAVFAVILLLSGILNIAYFWPVFYQAFFESEDAADAKPLIEFSLGGEERSILPKHDDHDTGAVTDGGHGEADEHDGHHGGPPADGWERRGWRGGESTWFMLGPILAAMTGAVVLGVIPRTAVFLRLIEVIVAAATGVHV, from the coding sequence ATGACAGAAATCGCCTCACTCAGACCGGCGCTCCCAATCGCCATCGCGGCGCTCGCCATCGTACCGATTCTCGCCTCTCGCAGGCGGCCGAACCTCCGCGAGGCGTGGACGGTGCTCGCGGCGGCGAGTGCGTTCGTCGTCGTCGCCAGCATGCTTCCCGGCGCCATTGCCGGGACGACGCGGGTCGCCTCCTTTGGCTTCCTCGTCGCTGGTGTCGAACTCTCCTTGCAGGCCGACCCGCTCGGCCTCCTCTTCGCCACCGTCGCGAGCCTCCTCTGGCTCGTCACCAGCTTCTACAGCATCGGCTACATGCGGGGCCTCTCCGAACACGCCCAGACGCGCTACTTCGCGTCGTTCGCCGCGAGCGTCGCCGCCGCTCTCGGCGTCGCCTTCGCCTCCAACCTCGTCACGCTGTTCGTCTTCTACGAACTCCTGACGGTGGCGACGTACCCGCTCGTCACCCACGACGAGACGCCCGAAGCGCGGGCCGCCGGTCGGAAGTACCTCACTTACACCTTCGGCGGCGGCGTGGCCGTCCTCGCGGGCACCGTCATGGTCGCCACGATGGCCGGCACGACGTCGTTCACCGCCGGCGGCATCGCCGGCCTCGCCACCGCCGACCCGATGCTCGCGCGGGCGGCGTTCACCCTCCTCATCGTCGGCTTCGGCGTGAAGGCGGCGCTCATGCCGCTTCACTCGTGGCTCCCCGACGCGATGGTGGCGCCGACGCCCGTCTCCGGTCTGCTCCACGCCGTCGCCGTCGTCAAGAGCGGTATCTTCGGCATCGCGCGCGTCGTCCTCGACGTGTACGGCGTCGACCTGACTGGCTCGCTCGGGATGGGGCTTCCCCTGGCCGTCGTCGCCGCCGCGACGCTGCTCATCGCGAGCATCATCGCGCTCCGACAGGACAACCTCAAGCGCCGCTTGGCGTACTCGACGGTGTCGCAGCTCTCCTACATCGTCCTCGGCATCGCCATCCTCGACCCGCACTCTATCGTCGGCGGCCTCCTCCACATCCCCGCTCACGCGTTCATGAAGCTCACCCTCTTTTTCACCGCGGGCGCCATCCACGTCGAGACCCACACCGACGACATCAGCGAGATGGCGGGCATCGGCAAGCGGATGCCGCTGACGATGCTCGCGTTCGGCGTCGCCGCCGCGGGCATGGCCGGTATTCCGCTGGTCGCCGGCTTCGTCAGCAAGTGGTATCTCCTCATCGGGAGCGTGGACGCCGGACAGGCCGTCTTCGCCGTCATCCTTCTCCTCTCGGGCATCCTCAACATCGCGTACTTCTGGCCCGTGTTCTATCAGGCGTTCTTCGAGAGCGAGGACGCCGCCGACGCCAAGCCGCTCATCGAGTTCTCGCTCGGCGGCGAGGAGCGCTCTATCCTGCCCAAGCACGACGACCACGACACGGGCGCGGTGACCGACGGCGGACACGGTGAAGCGGACGAACACGACGGCCATCACGGCGGCCCGCCGGCCGACGGCTGGGAGCGTCGTGGGTGGCGCGGCGGCGAGAGCACGTGGTTCATGCTCGGCCCGATTCTCGCGGCCATGACGGGGGCCGTCGTCCTCGGCGTGATTCCGCGGACGGCGGTGTTCCTCCGACTCATCGAGGTCATCGTTGCGGCGGCGACGGGGGTGCACGTCTGA
- a CDS encoding Na(+)/H(+) antiporter subunit D: protein MAGPLTALPPGILVLAAAMATGLAGRRLGHLLGALTTALVTVWIWVAPAGTHLSGQLFGFDAVFFMVDPFSRVVGLVFAFIATVAVTYSWATEANNHQTAYALTYVGSSLGAVFAGDWLTMAVWLEAMAVTSTILVWHYGGKAIRAGFRYALLHGIGGSLVLAAVAWHYVEVGSFLLSAAPGGMAGTIPQVLMAIGIGVNVGFIGLHAWLPDTYPRPHIAASVFLCVYTTKTGVYVMYRAFPEGNLWVAYMGGAMAVFGAGAALLQNDMRRLLSYHIQSQVGYMVAGVGIGTALATAGAFGHVFNHILYKSLLFMTAGAVVYQTGEENLKHLGGLARKMPVTAAAFTIAALAIAGFPGFNGFVSKGMVIGAAHHEHLDALWYLLLLGGVGTFLSFIKFGYYAFLHGPYEGEASVSQAPRIQQVAMGSVAVLLVFFGVVPDALFAILPLEGAYEFHTFTLGHVGEGLALAAAGVVGFVVLKKPLSKVGRVPDIDAVYNPLAFYGTRAVVHAVTETYAAVDRAVVGVVERAIAFRADPTELSRLRANIGSSIFILMVVLAGVLAWLGVV, encoded by the coding sequence ATGGCTGGTCCGCTCACCGCGCTCCCGCCCGGCATCCTCGTCCTCGCGGCGGCGATGGCGACGGGACTCGCCGGCCGTCGCCTCGGCCACCTGCTCGGCGCTCTCACGACGGCGCTGGTCACCGTCTGGATTTGGGTCGCTCCCGCGGGCACCCACCTCTCGGGCCAGCTGTTCGGCTTCGACGCCGTCTTCTTCATGGTCGACCCCTTCTCGCGGGTCGTCGGCCTCGTCTTCGCCTTCATCGCCACCGTCGCCGTCACCTACTCGTGGGCGACGGAGGCGAACAACCACCAGACGGCGTACGCGCTCACCTACGTCGGGTCGAGTCTGGGCGCCGTCTTCGCCGGCGACTGGCTGACCATGGCCGTCTGGCTCGAAGCCATGGCCGTCACGAGCACGATTCTCGTCTGGCACTACGGCGGGAAAGCCATCCGTGCGGGCTTCCGATACGCGCTCCTCCACGGCATTGGCGGGAGCCTCGTCCTCGCGGCGGTGGCGTGGCACTACGTCGAGGTGGGGTCGTTCCTCCTGAGCGCCGCACCCGGCGGCATGGCGGGGACGATTCCGCAGGTGCTCATGGCCATCGGCATCGGCGTCAACGTGGGCTTCATCGGCCTGCACGCGTGGCTGCCCGACACCTATCCGCGGCCCCACATCGCGGCGAGTGTCTTCCTCTGTGTCTACACGACCAAGACGGGCGTCTACGTTATGTACCGCGCGTTCCCCGAGGGCAACCTCTGGGTGGCATACATGGGTGGCGCGATGGCCGTCTTCGGCGCCGGTGCCGCCCTCCTCCAGAACGACATGCGCCGCCTGCTCTCCTATCACATCCAGTCGCAGGTCGGCTACATGGTCGCGGGGGTTGGCATCGGCACCGCCCTCGCCACCGCGGGGGCGTTCGGCCACGTCTTCAATCACATCCTCTACAAGAGCCTGCTGTTCATGACGGCGGGCGCCGTCGTCTACCAGACGGGCGAGGAGAACCTGAAACACCTCGGCGGACTGGCGCGGAAGATGCCCGTCACCGCCGCGGCGTTCACCATCGCGGCGCTGGCCATCGCCGGCTTCCCCGGCTTCAACGGCTTCGTCAGCAAGGGGATGGTCATCGGCGCCGCCCACCACGAACACCTCGACGCGCTCTGGTATCTCCTCCTCCTCGGCGGCGTCGGCACCTTCCTCTCGTTCATCAAGTTCGGCTACTACGCCTTCCTCCACGGGCCGTACGAGGGCGAGGCGTCGGTGTCGCAGGCACCCCGAATCCAGCAGGTTGCGATGGGCTCCGTGGCCGTCCTGCTGGTCTTCTTCGGTGTCGTCCCCGACGCCCTCTTCGCCATCCTGCCGCTTGAGGGCGCCTACGAATTCCACACGTTCACCCTCGGCCACGTGGGTGAGGGACTCGCGCTGGCGGCGGCGGGCGTCGTCGGCTTCGTCGTCCTCAAGAAGCCGCTGTCGAAAGTCGGGCGCGTCCCCGACATCGACGCGGTGTACAACCCGCTGGCCTTCTACGGCACGCGGGCCGTCGTCCACGCCGTGACGGAGACGTACGCGGCAGTCGACCGCGCCGTCGTCGGCGTCGTCGAGCGTGCGATAGCCTTCCGCGCCGACCCGACCGAACTCTCGCGGCTGCGGGCGAACATCGGGAGCAGCATCTTCATCCTGATGGTCGTCCTCGCGGGTGTGTTGGCGTGGCTCGGCGTGGTGTGA
- a CDS encoding type IV pilin N-terminal domain-containing protein has translation MGVRGWGSDGRAQSEATGALLLVALTIIIAGTLGVFVLDIGQNVEATPQSSFDTDFDDSTVTITYRGGSTIPTDETLETLVSSGLLTGDGWESVDGPITTGTSITLTHENESGATQSWNGETVRVVWTSADGGTTTVLVRTQAPR, from the coding sequence ATGGGAGTTCGTGGGTGGGGGAGCGACGGACGCGCACAGAGCGAGGCGACCGGTGCCCTCCTCCTCGTCGCACTCACCATCATCATCGCCGGGACGCTCGGCGTGTTCGTCCTCGACATCGGGCAGAACGTCGAGGCGACGCCGCAGTCGTCGTTCGACACCGACTTCGACGACTCGACGGTGACGATAACGTACCGCGGCGGCAGCACCATCCCCACCGACGAGACGCTGGAGACGCTGGTGAGTTCGGGATTGCTCACCGGCGACGGCTGGGAGTCCGTCGACGGCCCCATCACCACTGGCACGAGCATCACGCTCACCCACGAGAACGAGAGTGGGGCGACACAGTCTTGGAACGGCGAGACAGTCCGCGTCGTGTGGACGAGCGCCGACGGCGGCACGACGACGGTGTTGGTGCGGACGCAGGCGCCGAGATGA
- the hpt gene encoding hypoxanthine/guanine phosphoribosyltransferase, protein MDQLRQSLLDAPIIEKGDYEYFVHPVSDGVPMLRPELLREIVIKIIRKADLEDVDKIVTPAAMGIHISTAVSLMTDIPLVVIRKRQYGLDGEVSLAAQTGYSESEMYINDVEAGDRVLVLDDVLSTGGTMKAILDALEHIGAEVTDVVAVIKKSGPNELDDAGYSVKTLINVTVEDGEVIITDSHGDG, encoded by the coding sequence ATGGACCAGTTGCGGCAGTCCCTCCTCGATGCGCCGATCATCGAGAAAGGGGATTACGAATACTTCGTTCACCCCGTCAGCGACGGGGTGCCGATGCTTCGTCCCGAACTCCTGCGAGAAATCGTCATCAAAATCATCCGCAAGGCGGACCTCGAAGACGTGGACAAAATCGTCACGCCGGCGGCGATGGGCATCCACATCTCGACCGCCGTCTCGCTGATGACCGACATCCCGTTGGTCGTCATTCGAAAGCGCCAGTACGGCCTCGACGGCGAGGTGTCGCTCGCGGCCCAGACCGGCTACTCCGAGAGCGAGATGTACATCAACGACGTGGAGGCGGGCGACCGAGTGCTCGTCCTCGACGACGTGCTCTCGACGGGCGGGACGATGAAGGCGATTCTCGACGCTCTCGAACACATCGGCGCCGAGGTGACCGACGTGGTGGCGGTCATCAAGAAGTCCGGCCCGAACGAACTCGACGACGCTGGCTACAGCGTCAAGACGCTCATCAACGTCACCGTCGAGGACGGCGAAGTCATCATCACCGACTCGCACGGCGACGGATAG